From a region of the Lactuca sativa cultivar Salinas chromosome 4, Lsat_Salinas_v11, whole genome shotgun sequence genome:
- the LOC111890374 gene encoding DELLA protein GAI1 produces the protein MKPNHPQKPIIACPNSTSTSTSIRGGASSATTGPALNSFTSDVTGKGKNMWDEFDDQDAGVDELLAVLGYKVKSSDMVDVAQKIEHLEGVLGNDDGLSQIASDSVHYNPSDLSSWLESMICELNPTTEAPMIDDSFMNTSSASAGAAAPSPGLTSVFVDDLQAIPGNAIYPPAKKAKHSPSSSSGATSASSSYNSKPNPNSNSVVLVDSQENGIRLVHTLMACAEAIQQENLSLAENLVKQAGMLAVSQAGAMRKVATYFAEALARRIYRLAPQTTQDSPAFQDLLQMHFYETCPYLKFAHFTANQAILEAFAGKKKVHVIDFSMKQGMQWPALMQALALRPGGPPTFRLTGIGPPSGDNTDHLQEVGWKLAQLADTIHVEFEYRGFVAESLADLEPAMLDLRDDEVVAVNSVFELHQLLARPGAVEKVLSAVKEMKPVILTVVEQEANHNGLVFLERFTESLHYYSTLFDSLESSGTGGGGVEGGAISPASNQDKIMSEVYLGKQICNVVACEGPDRVERHETLTQWKARLDSSGFEAVHLGSNAFKQASMLLALFAGGDGYRVEENNGCLMLGWHTRPLITTSAWKLR, from the coding sequence ATGAAACCAAATCACCCGCAAAAACCTATAATAGCCTGCCCTAACTCTACCTCCACCTCCACCTCTATCCGCGGCGGCGCTTCTTCGGCTACAACTGGACCTGCCCTTAACAGCTTTACTTCTGATGTGACTGGAAAAGGGAAGAACATGTGGGATGAGTTTGATGATCAAGATGCCGGCGTTGATGAGCTGTTGGCAGTGTTGGGATACAAAGTTAAGTCGTCTGATATGGTTGATGTTGCTCAGAAAATTGAGCATCTCGAAGGAGTTTTGGGGAACGATGATGGGCTGTCTCAAATTGCTTCCGATTCCGTTCATTATAATCCTTCTGATCTCTCGTCGTGGCTTGAATCCATGATTTGTGAGCTTAATCCCACAACTGAAGCACCAATGATTGACGATTCCTTTATGAACACCAGCTCAGCTAGCGCCGGCGCCGCTGCTCCCTCGCCGGGTTTAACATCTGTTTTTGTGGACGATCTGCAAGCAATACCCGGTAACGCGATTTACCCTCCGGCGAAAAAAGCAAAacattctccttcttcttcatcgGGTGCCACATCCGCCTCGTCTTCATATAACTCGAAGCCTAATCCCAACTCAAATTCGGTGGTGCTTGTAGATTCACAAGAAAATGGGATCCGGCTTGTGCATACTTTAATGGCGTGCGCTGAAGCTATTCAACAAGAGAATCTTTCTCTCGCTGAAAACTTGGTTAAACAAGCCGGGATGTTGGCTGTGTCTCAAGCTGGCGCCATGAGGAAAGTCGCTACTTATTTCGCCGAGGCACTTGCCCGGCGAATTTACCGGTTAGCACCACAGACGACGCAGGACTCTCCGGCGTTTCAAGATCTCCTACAGATGCATTTTTACGAGACGTGTCCGTACCTCAAATTCGCACACTTCACGGCGAATCAAGCAATATTAGAAGCTTTCGCAGGGAAGAAGAAAGTTCATGTGATTGATTTCAGTATGAAACAAGGGATGCAGTGGCCGGCGTTGATGCAAGCTTTGGCTCTAAGACCCGGTGGTCCTCCAACTTTCCGCTTAACCGGAATCGGGCCTCCCTCCGGTGACAATACCGATCATTTGCAGGAAGTGGGATGGAAATTGGCTCAATTAGCTGATACTATCCACGTTGAGTTTGAATACAGGGGATTCGTCGCCGAGAGCTTGGCGGATCTTGAACCGGCGATGCTTGATTTAAGAGACGACGAGGTGGTCGCCGTTAACTCGGTTTTTGAGCTTCATCAACTGTTAGCTAGACCAGGGGCGGTCGAGAAGGTTCTATCGGCGGTTAAGGAAATGAAACCGGTGATTTTAACGGTGGTGGAGCAGGAAGCTAATCATAACGGGTTGGTTTTTCTGGAGAGGTTTACCGAGTCATTGCATTATTACTCAACCCTGTTTGACTCGCTTGAGAGCAGTGGCACCGGCGGCGGAGGCGTTGAAGGAGGTGCTATTTCTCCGGCGAGCAACCAAGATAAAATCATGTCGGAAGTGTATCTTGGAAAGCAGATCTGTAACGTGGTTGCATGCGAAGGACCAGACCGAGTCGAAAGGCACGAAACATTGACTCAGTGGAAGGCTCGACTCGACTCATCCGGTTTTGAAGCGGTTCATCTCGGCTCCAACGCGTTCAAGCAAGCCAGCATGTTGTTGGCTCTATTCGCCGGCGGCGACGGCTACAGAGTTGAAGAAAACAACGGTTGTTTGATGCTGGGTTGGCACACCAGGCCACTAATCACCACCTCCGCTTGGAAACTCCGGTGA